TTCACATAGTCGGCGTGGCCCGGGCAGTCGACGTGCGCGTAGTGACGCGCTTCCGTCTCGTACTCAACGTGCGCCGTCGAAATCGTGATGCCGCGCGCACGCTCTTCCGGCGCCTTGTCGATCTGGTCGTAGGCCTGGAACGTCGCCCCGCCCGCTTCGGCCAGAACCTTCGTGATCGCCGCCGTCAGCGACGTCTTGCCATGGTCAACGTGACCAATCGTTCCGACGTTGCAATGGGGCTTCGTCCGCGCAAACTTTTCTTTCGACATTCTTTTTTCTCTCCGTCCTCGACGTTGGCGTCAACCGGCCATCTTGGCGCGGATTTCCTCGGACACGTTGTTGGGCACTTCAGAGTAGTGATCGAAGTGCATGGTGTACTGGGCGCGACCCTGGCTCATCGACCGCAGGGTGTTCACATAGCCGAACATATTGGCCAGCGGCACCATCGCCCCGATGACACGGGCGTTGCCGCGCTGGTCCATGCCCAGAATATTGCCGCGGCGGCTGTTCAGATCGCCGATGACATCGCCCATGTAATCTTCCGGCGTCACCACCTCGACCTTCATGATCGGCTCGAGCAGCTTCGGACCGGCCTTGGGCAGACCTTCGCGGAAGGCGGCGCGGGCGGCGATTTCGAAGGCGAGCACGCTCGAGTCAACGTCGTGATACCCGCCGTCGATCAGCGACGCCTTCATGTCGGTCACCGGGAACCCGGCGATCACGCCGGTGTCGATGGCCGACTTCAGGCCCTTTTCCACGCCAGGGATGTATTCCTTGGGCACGGAACCGCCAACGATCTTGCTCTCGAACTGATAGCCCGAGCCCGGGGGCAGCGGCGAGAAGGTGATCGACACCTTCGCGAACTGACCCGATCCACCCGACTGCTTCTTGTGGACGTAATCGACGGTGAAGACCTTCGAAATCGTCTCACGATAAGCCACCTGGGGAGCGCCGACCGAGCACTCGACCTTGAACTCGCGCTTCATGCGGTCGACCAGGATCTCGAGATGGAGCTCGCCCATGCCCTTGATCACGGTCTGGCCGCTTTCGGAGTCGCTGGCGACGCGGAAAGAGGGGTCTTCGGCGGCCAGCCGGGCCAGCGCCATGCCCATCTTCTCGACGTCGGCCTTGGTCTTGGGCTCGACGGCAACCTCGATCACCGGCTCGGGGAATTCCATGCGCTCAAGGATCACCGGCTTGATGGTGTCCGACAGCGTGTCACCCGTGGTGGTGTCCTTGAGACCGACGATGGCGACGATGTCGCCGGCGCCCGCCCACTTGATTTCCTCACGGTTGTTGGCGTGCATGAGCAGCATGCGACCGATGCGCTCGCGCTTGTCCTTGACCGTGTTCTGAACGTAGGAGCCGCTTTCCACGGTGCCCGAATAGACGCGGGCGAAGGTCAGCGAACCGACGAACGGGTCGTTCATGATCTTGAAGGCGAGGGCCGAGAACGGCTCGTCGTCGGAGCAGCCGCGGATCACGTCCTCATGGGTCTCGGGGATCAGGCCGTGAATGGCCGGAACATCGAGCGGCGAGGGCAGGAAGTCGACGACGGCGTCGAGCATCGGCTGCACACCCTTGTTCTTGAAGGACGAGCCGTTCAGAACCGGCACGAACTTCATCGCAATGGTGCCCTTGCGGATGCACTTCTTGAGAGTCTCCTCGTCGGGCTCGACGCCCTCGAGGTAGGCTTCCATGGCCGCGTCGTCCATTTCGACGGCGGTCTCAAGCAGCTTCTCGCGATACTCGGCGGCCTTCTCGGCGTATTCGGCCGGGATGTCGACGTAATCGAAATGCGCCCCCAGATCTTCGGAGTGCCAGATCACCGCCTTCATCTTGATCAGGTCGATGACGCCGGCGTAATCGGATTCCGAACCGATCGGCAGGTTGATGACCAGCGGAACCGCGCCAAGACGATCGATGATCATGTCGACGCAGCGGTAGAAGTCCGCGCCGATGCGATCCATCTTGTTGACGAAGCACATGCGGGGAACTTTGTACTTGTCGGCCTGGCGCCACACGGTCTCGGACTGCGGCTCGACGCCGGCCACCGAATCGAACACGGCGATCGCACCATCAAGGACGCGCAAGGAGCGCTCGACCTCGATGGTGAAATCAACGTGGCCCGGGGTGTCGATGATATTCACCCGATTCTCACGCCAGAACGCGGTCGTTGCGGCAGACGTGATGGTGATGCCGCGTTCCTGCTCCTGCTCCATCCAGTCCATCGTCGCGGCGCCGTCATGGACTTCGCCGATCTTATGGGACTTGCCGGTGTAGCAGAGGATGCGCTCGGTGGTCGTCGTCTTTCCGGCATCAATGTGAGCCATGATGCCGATATTGCGATAGCGATCGAGCGGGGTTTCGCGTTTCATGACGCTGGACTCTCTTCCGGGTCTTTTTACTGGATACTACCAGCGGTAATGGCTGAACGCCTTATTGGCATCGGCCATCCGATGGGTGTCCTCACGCTTCTTCACGGCACCGCCGCGGTTCGAGGCGGCATCGAGGAATTCCCCGGTGAGCCGATCGACCATGGTGGTCTCGGACCGCTTGCGGGCGAAATCGATCAGCCAGCGCAGGCCAAGGGCCTGACGACGATCGGGACGCACCTCGACGGGCACCTGATAGGTAGCGCCACCGACACGGCGGGAGCGCACCTCGACAGAGGGCTTCACATTGTCGAGAGCGTCGTGGAACACCTTCACCGGATCCTGGCCCGTCTTGGACTGGATCCGCTCGAAAGCGCCATACACGATCTTCTCGGCGACGGCCTTCTTGCCCTGGAGCATCACCGAATTGATGAACTTCGCCAGAACAAGATCACCGAACTTAGCGTCCGGCAAAACTTCACGCTTTTCCGCTGCGCGACGACGGGACATGGCTTCCTCGACCTCTTACTTGGGACGCTTGGCGCCGTACTTGGAGCGACGCTGACGGCGATCCTTCACGCCCTGGGTATCCAGGACACCGCGGATGATATGGTAGCGAACACCGGGAAGATCCTTCACACGGCCGCCGCGAATCATCACGACGGAGTGCTCCTGAAGGTTATGGCCTTCACCGGGAATATAACTGGTGACCTCGAAGCCGTTGGTCAGGCGAACGCGCGCAACCTTGCGAAGAGCCGAGTTCGGCTTCTTCGGCGTCGTGGTGTACACCCGCGTGCAGACCCCGCGCTTCTGGGGGCACGCCTGCATGGCGGGCACCTTGTTGCGCTTCACCACCGCCTTACGGGGCTTGCGGATTAGCTGGTTGATCGTCGGCATCGAACGTCCCTTCTCAACGCCACTCGGAACTCAAAAAAATTTGCCGTCACGACGACCCGTCGGGCGCTTTCGCCCGACAGGCGACCGTTCGCAACGATGCGAAGTTAAAAGAGACCCCCGTCGAACGCGCCCAGCACGGCTGGCGTCATCCGGTCGTCCCAAGCACCAGCCGAGCGGCTGGAAAATCGTTTCGGTCGACGCGTTTAGGGTGGGAGCCACCAGGGCTTCCCCTCCTACCACCGCCGGCCGAGAGAGGCGGCATCATATGGAGACCCCCCAGGGGCGTCAAGGACAAAAAGCCCCCGTTCCCCTAGGAAGCGAAACAGGGCCGACAGTCCTCGCGGATCCGTCGGCCCCATCCTCGAATTCTCGCCACTTTCGCCCAAGAAAGCGAAGCGACTCGCTAAACGCCGTTATTCGGCGGGCGGTTCAGGCAGTCTTGGCGTGAAAGACTCGGCCGCGCCCAGAACCGGAACCATCTCGGCGCCGCGCGAGTCTTCGATTTCCTTGTCGCGGGTCGCGGCAAGGGCGCGCAGGCGATTCATCATCGCGCCCGTTCCCGCCGGGATGAGGCGGCCGACGATGACGTTCTCCTTCAGACCCATCAGGCTGTCGCTCTTGCCCGACACGGCGGCCTCGGTCAGCACCCGGGTGGTCTCCTGGAAGGAGGCGGCCGAGATGAACGAGTGGGTCTGCAAGGAGGCCTTGGTGATGCCCTGCAGAACCGGGATGGAATTGGCCGGGCGGCCGTTTTCCTTCAGGGTCTTCTCGTTCTCGATCTGGAAGTCCGTCCGATCGATCAGCTCGCCCACCAGGAAGGTGGTGTCGCCGGGCTCGGTGATTTCCACCTTCTGCAGCATCTGACGCGAGATCACTTCGATATGCTTGTCGTTGATCTTCACGCCCTGCAGACGATAGACGTCCTGGATTTCCTTGATCAGGTAATTGGCCAGCGCCTCGACGCCCATCACGCGCAAGATGTCGTGGGGAACCGGGTTGCCGTCCATCAGCGGATCGCCCTTGCGGACGTAATCGCCTTCCTGAATGGTCAGATGCTTGCCCTTGGGCAGCAGGTATTCCACCGGATCGCCATCCTCGGGCACCACCAGCAGGCGGCGCTTGGACTTGTAGTCCTTGCCGAATTCGACGCGACCGTCGATCTCGGAGATGATGGCGTGATCCTTGGGCTTGCGCGCCTCGAACAGCTCGGCCACGCGCGGCAGACCACCGGTGATGTCACGCGTCTTCGATCCCTCGCGGGGAATTCGGCCCAGCACGTCACCGGCCTTCACCCTCTGGCCGTTCTCGACCGACAAGATGGTGTCGACGCTCATGAAGTAGCGGGCTTCCAGACCGTTGGCCAGGGTGATGCCCTCGCCCCGGTCATCGCGCAAGGTGATGCGCGGCTTGAGGTCGGTGCCCTTGGGCATGTTCTTCCACTCGACCACCACCTTCGACGAAATGCCGGTGGCCTCGTCGGTGACTTCGCGAACGGACACGCCCTCGACCAGATCGTTATAGATCGCGATACCCTCGCGCTCGGTGATGATCGGCACCGTGTAGGGATCCCACTCGGCCAAGCGATCGCCCTTGGTCACCATGCGGCCCTCATCGGTGAGCAGCTTGGAGCCATAGGGAATGCGGTAGCGGGCCTTTTCGCGGCCGGCCTCGTCGGTGATCTTCACCTCGCAATTGCGCGACATGACGATCAGAACGTTTTCCGAGGTACCGACGACCGCCCGGTTCTCCATGACGATCTTGCCGTCGAAGGCCGCTTCCACGCTCGACTGCTCGGCGCCACGCTGGGCGGCGCCGCCGATGTGGAAGGTCCGCATCGTCAGCTGGGTGCCCGGCTCGCCGATCGACTGGGCGGCGATGACGCCCACCGCCTCGCCGATGTTGACCTTGGTGCCGCGCGCCAGATCACGGCCGTAGCACTTGCCGCAGATGCCGGTCTCGGCCTCGCAGGTCAGCACCGAACGGATGCGCACCTGCTCGATCCCCGCCTCTTCCAGCAGTTCGACGTCGTGTTCCTCGATCATCTTGCCCAGCGGCACGATGATGGTGCCGTCGGTGTCCTTGATGTCCTCGGCCGCGGTCCGCCCCAGCACCCGCTCGCCGAGCGAGGCGATGATCTGGCCGCCTTCGACCACCGGCATGGCGGTGATGCCGCGCGAGGTGCCGCAATCCTCGATAACGATGATCGCGTCCTGGGCCACGTCAACCAGACGACGGGTCAGATACCCCGAGTTCGCCGTCTTCAAGGCGGTATCGGCCAGACCCTTACGGGCGCCGTGGGTGGAGTTGAAGTACTCCAGCACGGTCAGGCCTTCCTTGAAGTTCGACACGATCGGCGTTTCGATGATCTCGCCCGACGGCTTGGCCATCAGGCCGCGCATACCGGCGAGCTGCTTCATCTGGGCGGCCGAACCACGGGCGCCGGAGTGCGCCATCATATAGACCGAGTTGACGGGCTTGCCCGGCTCGATCTTGGCGATCTCCTTCATCATCTCGTCGGCGACGCGCTCGGTGCAATGGGACCAAGCGTCGACCACCTTGTTGTACTTTTCACCCTGGGTGATCAGGCCGTCCTGGTACTGCTGCTCGAACTCCTTGACCTCGGCGTCGGTGTCGGCGACGAGCTGGGCCTTGGTCGGCGGAATGACCAGATCGTCCTTGCCAAACGAGATGCCGGCGCGCGCGGCGTGGGCATAGCCCAGCTGCATGACGCGGTCGCAGAAGATCACCGTCTCTTTCTGACCGCAGTGGCGGTAGACGGTATCGATGACGTCGGTGATGTCCTTCTTACGCAGCAGGCGGTTGATCACCGAGAAGGGCAGCGCCGTGTGGCGCGGCAACAGCCGCGACAGCAGCATGCGGCCCGGGGTGGTCTCGACCGTGCGAATGACCGGGGCGCCGTTCTCGTCGATCGTATGCAGGCGGGCCTTAACCCGGGCCTGCAGGCTGACGACGCGGGCCTGCAAGGCATGCTCGATCTCGTTGAGCGAGGCGAAGGCCATGCCCTCGCCCTTCTCGCCTTCGCGATCAAGGGTCAGGTAATAAAGGCCAAGCACGATATCCTGGGTCGGCACGATGATCGGCTTGCCGTTGGCCGGGCTGAGGATGTTGTTGGTCGACATCATCAGCACGCGGGCTTCGAGCTGAGCCTCGAGCGACAGCGGGACGTGGACGGCCATCTGGTCGCCGTCGAAGTCGGCGTTGAAGGCGGTGCACACCAGCGGATGAAGCTGGATCGCCTTGCCTTCGATCAGCACCGGCTCGAAGGCCTGGATGCCCAGGCGGTGCAGCGTCGGCGCGCGGTTGAGCATCACCGGGTGTTCGCGGATGACCTCTTCCAGGATGTCCCAAACCTCGGGACGCTCCTTCTCGACCATGCGCTTGGCCGCCTTGATGGTGGTCGCGTAGTGATACTGCTCAAGCTTCGAATAGACGAAGGGCTTGAACAGCTCGAGCGCCATCTTCTTGGGCAGGCCGCACTGGTGGAGCTTCAGCTCCGGTCCGACCACGATCACCGAACGCCCCGAGTAATCGACGCGCTTGCCCAGCAGGTTCTGACGGAAGCGACCCTGCTTGCCCTTGAGCATATCCGACAGCGACTTCAGCGGCCGCTTGTTGGCCCCGGTGATCGCCCGGCCGCGACGGCCGTTGTCGAACAAGGCGTCGACCGATTCCTGAAGCATCCGCTTTTCGTTGCGGATGATGATATCGGGAGCGCGCAGTTCGATCAGCCGCTTCAGACGGTTGTTGCGGTTGATGACGCGGCGGTAGAGGTCGTTGAGGTCGGAGGTGGCGAAACGGCCGCCATCGAGCGGGACCAGCGGACGCAGCTCGGGCGGGATCACCGGAATGACTTCCAGGATCATCCACTCGGGCCGGCAGCCCGATTCGATGAAGGCGTCGACGATCTTCAGCCGCTTGACCAGCTTCTTGCGCTTGGCTTCCGAGGTGGTGTCGCGCAGCTCGACCTTCATATCGGTCTTGAGGGTCTCAAGATCGATGCTCATCAGCATGTCGCGGATGGCTTCGGCGCCGATGCCGGCGGTGAACGAATCCTCGCCGTATTCCTCGACCGCGCGCTGATACTGCTCTTCCGAGAGCATCTCGTGCAGCTTAAGCGGGGTCAGGCCGGGCTCGACCACCACGTAGTTTTCAAAATAGAGAACCCGCTCGAGGTCCTTCAGGGTCATGTCGATGAGCAGCCCGACGCGGGACGGCAGCGACTTCATGAACCAGATGTGGGCGACCGGGGCGGCCAGTTCGATATGGCCCATGCGCTCGCGGCGCACCTTCGAGAGCGTGACTTCAACGCCGCACTTCTCGCAGATAATGCCGCGGTATTTCATGCGCTTGTACTTGCCGCACAAGCACTCGTAATCCTTGATCGGCCCGAAAATGCGGGCGCAGAACAGACCGTCCCTTTCCGGCTTGAACGTCCGGTAGTTGATGGTTTCCGGCTTCTTGATCTCACCAAAGGACCACGACCGGATCTTCTCCGGGCTGGCGATGGAAATCTTGATCTGGTCGAACGCCTGGGTGCCGCTGACCTGACCAAAGATCTTCATGAGTTCGTTCATGCCTGCCTTCTCCCGCTTGTTCGCGGCGGGCGCGGGTGGTGAATGGATGGGCCCGCGCCCCGAAAATCGCGTCCGGGAACCCGGACCGCCCAAATGCCTAAGGGCCCGCGCGCCGGAGTCATCCGGGACGCGGGCCTGAAACGACTATTTAGAAGCTGCTTTGCCCCAATTCAACGTCAAGACCAAGGGAGCGCATTTCCTTGACCAGCACGTTGAAGCTCTCGGGGATGCCGGCCTCGAAGGTATCGTCACCCTTGACGATCGCCTCATAGACCTTGGTGCGGCCCGACACGTCGTCGGACTTCACCGTCAGCATCTCCTGGAGGGTATAGGCCGCGCCGTAAGCTTCCAGCGCCCACACTTCCATTTCGCCGAAGCGCTGGCCGCCGAACTGGGCCTTGCCGCCCAACGGCTGCTGAGTCACCAGCGAATAGGGACCGATGGAACGGGCGTGGATCTTGTCGTCGACCAAGTGATGGAGCTTCAGCATATAAATATAGCCCACCGTGACCTTGCGGTCGAACGGCTCGCCGGTCCGGCCATCGGACAGGGTGACCTGACCCGAGGAGTCAAGACCCGCCTTGCGCAGCATGTCGACGATGTCGCTCTCGCGGGCGCCGTCGAACACCGGGGTAGCAATCGGCACGCCCGAGCGCAGGTTGAAGGCCAGTTCCTTGATCTGGTCATCGCCCATCGGCGCCAGATCCTCTTTGGCGTGACGGGGACCGTACACGTCGTCGAGCTTCTCGCGCAGATCGTTGATCGGGATCAGGCCGCGCTTGACCTGTTCGAGCAGGGCGCCGATCTGGGCGCCAAGACCGCGACAGGCCCAGCCGAGATGGGTCTCGAGGATCTGACCGACGTTCATACGCGACGGCACGCCCAAGGGATTGAGCACGATATCGACGTAGGTGCCGTCTTCCAGATAGGGCATGTCCTCGATCGGATTGATCTTGGAGATCACGCCCTTGTTGCCGTGACGGCCGGCCATCTTGTCGCCCGGCTGCAGCTTGCGCTTCACCGCGACGAACACCTTGACCATCTTCAGAACGCCCGGGGGCAGTTCATCGCCGCGCTGGAGCTTCTCGACCTTGTTCTCGAAGCGCTCCTGGATCTTGGCGATCGATTCCTCATAGGCCTTCTTCAGCCCCTCGATCTCGGTCGCCGTCTCGTCGTTCTCGACGGCGATCTGGCGCCACTGGGCGGCGGTATAGCCGCTCAGCAGATCCTCGGAGATCACGCCGCCGGTCGCCATGCCGCGCGGACCGCCGACCACCTTCTGGCCGATCAGCAGTTCCTTCAGGCGGCGGGCGAAGCTGCCTTCCAAGATGGCGCGCTCGTCATCGCGGTCCTTGGCCAGGCTTTCGATCTCCTGGCGCTCGATGGCCAGGGCGCGCTCGTCCTTTTCGACGCCGCGGCGATTGAAGACGCGGACCTCGACCACCGTACCGGTGACGCCGGGGGGAATGCGCAGCGAGGTGTCGCGAACGTCGGACGCCTTTTCGCCGAAGATGGCGCGCAGCAGCTTCTCTTCCGGGGTCATCGGGCTTTCGCCCTTGGGCGTGACCTTGCCCACCAGGATGTCGCCGGCCTGAACCTCGGCGCCGATGTAGACGATGCCCGCCTCGTCGAGGTTCTTCAGGGCCTCTTCGCCGACATTGGGAATGTCGCGGGTGATTTCCTCCTGGCCCAGCTTGGTGTCGCGGGCCATCACCTCGAACTCCTCGATATGGATCGAGGTGAACACGTCGTCGCTGACGATGCGCTCGGAGATCAGGATCGAGTCTTCGAAGTTGTAACCATTCCACGGCATGAAGGCGACGAGGACGTTCCGGCCAAGGGCCAGCTCGCCCATCTCGGTCAACGGACCGTCGGCCAGGATCTCGCCGCGACCGACCAGATCGCCCACCTTCACCAGCGGACGCTGGTTGATGCAGGTGCTCTGGTTGGAGCGCTGGAACTTCTGCAGACGATAGATATCAACGCCCGATTCGGCGATCTTCAGGTCTTCGGTCGCCCGGATAACAATACGGGTGGCGTCAACCTGCTGCACGACGCCGGCGCGCTTGGCGGCGATGGTCGCCCCCGAATCGCGGGCGACGGCGGCCTCCATGCCGGTGCCGACGTAAGGCGCCTCGGCCTTGACCAGGGGAACGGCCTGACGCTGCATGTTCGAGCCCATCAGGGCGCGGTTGGCGTCGTCGTTCTCGAGGAAGGGGATCAGCGCCGCGGCGACCGAGACCAACTGCTTGGGCGACACGTCGATGTAGTCGATGTCCTGGGGCTGCACCATCTCGAAGTCGCTGGCCTTGCGGCACGAGATCAGGTCATCGGCGAAATGGCCGTCTTCGGTCAGGGCGGCGTTGGCCTGGGCAATAACGTATTTGCCCTCTTCCATCGCCGACATATAGGTCACCTCGTCGGTCACCGTGCCCTCGACCACCTTGCGGTAGGGGCTTTCGATGAAACCGTACTGATTGACCCGGGCGAAGGTCGCCAGGCTGTTGATCAGACCGATGTTCGGCCCTTCGGGGGTTTCGATCGGGCAGATGCGGCCGTAATGGGTGGGATGGACGTCGCGCACTTCGAAGCCGGCGCGCTCGCGGGTCAGACCACCGGGGCCAAGCGCCGACAGGCGGCGCTTGTGGGTGATTTCCGACAGCGGGTTGGTCTGGTCCATGAACTGCGAGAGCTGCGAGGATCCGAAGAACTCGCGCACCGCGGCGGCGGCCGGCTTGGCGTTGATCAGGTCGTGGGGCATCACGGTATCGATGTCCACACTGCTCATGCGCTCGCGGATGGCGCGCTCCATGCGCAGCAGGCCGACGCGGTACTGGTTTTCCATCAGTTCGCCGACCGAGCGCACACGACGGTTGCCCAGGTGATCGATGTCGTCGATCTCGCCCTTGCCGTCCTTGAGCTCGACAAGCTGGCGGATGATGTGCAGCACGTCTTCCTTGCGCAGCACCCGCATGGTGTCGGGGGCTTCCTGCATGGTGAAGCCCAGGCGGGCGTTCATCTTCACCCGGCCGACGGCCGACAGGTCATAGCGCTCGGAATCGAAGAACAGGCCCTTGAACAGGGCGTCGGCGGTCTCGAGCGTCGGCGGCTCGCCCGGGCGCATCACCCGGTAGATATCGATCAGCGCTTCCTCGCGGGTGGTGTTCTTGTCCATCGCCAGGGTGTTGCGCACATAGGGACCGACGTTGACATGGTCGATATGAAGCACGCGCAGCTCGGTGAAGCCGGCCTTCTCCATGTCGGCCAGCATCGCCTCGGTCAGTTCCTCGCCGGCCTCGGCATAGATCTCGCCGCTGGCCTCGTTGATCATGTCCTCGGCGGCGTAGCGGCCGACCAGCTCCTCGGTGAAGACGCGCATCTCGGTCATGCCGTCCTCGGCGAGCTTGCGCGCCGCCCGGGGGGTGACCTTGGTGCCGGCCTCGATCTTGACCTCGCCGGTGGCGGCGTCGACCAGATCGAACATCAGCTTCACGCCGCGCAGATGATCGGGCTTGAAGTCGACCTTCCAGCCCTTGTCGTCGCGCTTGTAGCTGAGCTTCTGATAGAAGAAATCAAGGATTTCCTCCGAGGTCATGCCGGCGATCTCGGACGGATCGACCGAACGGCCCTCGGCGGTGCGCGCCTCGCGCAAGGCGGTGGCGGCGGCGCCTTCCAGGGCATAGAGCAGCGTCGTCACCGGCAACTTGCGGCGACGGTCGATGCGCACATAGACCATGTCCTTGGCGTCGAACTCGAAATCCAGCCACGACCCGCGATAGGGAATGACCCGGGCGGCGAACAGGAATTTGCCCGACGAATGGGTCTTGCCCTTGTCGTGGTCGAAGAAGACGCCCGGCGAGCGGTGCATCTGGGAGACGATGACGCGCTCGGTGCCGTTGATGATGAAGGTGCCGTTCGACGTCATCAGGGGCATATCGCCCATATAGACGTCCTGCTCCTTGATGTCGCGGATCGAGCGGGCGCCGGTTTCCTCGTCGACGTCCCAGACCAGCAGGCGCAAGGTCACCTTGAGCGGCGCGGCGAAGGTCATGCCCCGCTGCTGGCATTCATCGGTGTCGTATTTCGGCTCTTCAAGCTCGTAGGCCACGAACTCGAGTTCGCCCTTGCCCGAAAAGTCGCGGATCGGGAAAACCGACTTGAAGACCTCCTGGAGGCCGCTGTCGGTGCGTTTATCCACCGGAACGCCGATTTGCAGGAACTGATCATAGGAGCTTTTCTGCACCTCGATCAGGTTCGGCATGGGGGCCACGGTCGGAATCCGGCCGAAGTCCTTACGAATGCGCTTCCGACTGGTCAACGACTTGGTCATTACCGCTCCTCACCTCAGAATCGCCGTGCCGGGCGCGCCCCGCTGGACAGATATGGTCCGTGGGGCGCGAAAGAAAGACAGGCAAACAAAAATCACAAAATAAAAGGCAGAATAAAATACTCGGGAAAGCCCGAAGGCCGGTCGACAGACACACCAACGGAGTGCCTGCCTTCCGGCCCTGCGGGACGCCTCGGAACCCCGAGGTTACTTCAGCTCGACCTTGGCGCCGGCTTCTTCGAGCTTCTTTTTGATGCTCGCGGCTTCGTCCTTCGAGACGGCTTCCTTCACCGGCTTCGGAGCGCCTTCGACCAGATCCTTGGCTTCCTTGAGGCCGAGGTTGGTGATGGCGCGGACTTCCTTGATCACGTTGATCTTCTTGTCGCCGGCATCAACGAGGATGACGTCGAACTCGGTCTTCTCTTCGACCGGGGCAGCGGCTTCGGCGGCAACGGCGGCGACAGCCACCGGAGCGGCGGCCGAAACGCCCCACTTCTCTTCGAGGAGCTTGCTCAGTTCGGCGGCCTCGAGGACCGTCAGGGCGGAAAGCTCGTCGACGAGCTTAGCCAAATCAGCCATTTATCGTAACTCCGTTAAAAAAGGCTCAGACTTCCGTATGGATAACGAGGGTCCGCGATCAGGCGGCCTCTTCCTTCGTGGCATACGCGTTGAAAACCCGGGCAAGCTGGGCCGCGGGCGCCTGGGTGACGCCAGCGATCCGGGTAGCCGGGGTGGTGATCATGCCGATCAGGCGGCCACGCAGCTCGTCGAGCGACGGCAGCTTGGCAAGCGCTTCAATGCCCTGTTTGTCCAGGACATTGCCCTGCATGGCGCCACCAAGGATAACGAGCTTCTCGTTCTTCTTGGCGAATTCCACACAGACCTTGGCCGGCGCCACGGGATCCTTGGAGATCGCGATGGCGGTCGGGCCGGTAAACAGGTCGGCAAGACCTTCGAACGGCGTATCCGCGAGGGCAAGGCGCGTGATCCGGTTCTTGGTGACACGGAACGAGGCACCCGCTGCGCGCATCCCTTTCCGAAGCTGCTCCAGCTCCGCGACCGTCATGCCCTTATAATGGGTGACGACGCAGGCCGAGGCCTCTCCGAACAGGGAATTGAGCTCGGATACCAGCTCCTTTTTCTCTTCCCGGTTCACGGTGTTCTCCGCTTCCTGGCCTCTCCCGCATCGGTTTCCCGACCGGCGAGGCTGGTTGCCCTCATGATCCCAGGCGACGATCCGGCGGGGGAACACCCGTTCCCCTCCCCCGTCGCCTGGGGGTGGACCTGCCCCGGAAGTCGAACCCTTTCTAACCGGGACGTGCCAGGGCACGGCGCCGGAGGAAAGTGTTTTCCTTCCCGTCTGCGCAGGCGGGATCCCCCTTTAAGCTCCCGGGCCGGCAAGCCGGTCGAAAGCGCCTACGGTCTCGGACAGGTTTGGGCGAACCATCGGGGTTTCCCCTTCTGGCCCGCCCTCTCCCGCATCCGAAAGAGCGGATGCGAAAATCTTAACGCGGCAATCCCGGAGATCAGGCGGCGCCCGAAATCGTCCCGAGATTGACCTTGAGGCCGGGGCCCATGGTCGAGCTCAACGACACCTTCTTGAGGTAAGTGCCCTTGGCGCCCGTGGGCTTGGCCTTGTTGATGGCGTCGA
The DNA window shown above is from Rhodospirillum rubrum ATCC 11170 and carries:
- the rpoC gene encoding DNA-directed RNA polymerase subunit beta' encodes the protein MNELMKIFGQVSGTQAFDQIKISIASPEKIRSWSFGEIKKPETINYRTFKPERDGLFCARIFGPIKDYECLCGKYKRMKYRGIICEKCGVEVTLSKVRRERMGHIELAAPVAHIWFMKSLPSRVGLLIDMTLKDLERVLYFENYVVVEPGLTPLKLHEMLSEEQYQRAVEEYGEDSFTAGIGAEAIRDMLMSIDLETLKTDMKVELRDTTSEAKRKKLVKRLKIVDAFIESGCRPEWMILEVIPVIPPELRPLVPLDGGRFATSDLNDLYRRVINRNNRLKRLIELRAPDIIIRNEKRMLQESVDALFDNGRRGRAITGANKRPLKSLSDMLKGKQGRFRQNLLGKRVDYSGRSVIVVGPELKLHQCGLPKKMALELFKPFVYSKLEQYHYATTIKAAKRMVEKERPEVWDILEEVIREHPVMLNRAPTLHRLGIQAFEPVLIEGKAIQLHPLVCTAFNADFDGDQMAVHVPLSLEAQLEARVLMMSTNNILSPANGKPIIVPTQDIVLGLYYLTLDREGEKGEGMAFASLNEIEHALQARVVSLQARVKARLHTIDENGAPVIRTVETTPGRMLLSRLLPRHTALPFSVINRLLRKKDITDVIDTVYRHCGQKETVIFCDRVMQLGYAHAARAGISFGKDDLVIPPTKAQLVADTDAEVKEFEQQYQDGLITQGEKYNKVVDAWSHCTERVADEMMKEIAKIEPGKPVNSVYMMAHSGARGSAAQMKQLAGMRGLMAKPSGEIIETPIVSNFKEGLTVLEYFNSTHGARKGLADTALKTANSGYLTRRLVDVAQDAIIVIEDCGTSRGITAMPVVEGGQIIASLGERVLGRTAAEDIKDTDGTIIVPLGKMIEEHDVELLEEAGIEQVRIRSVLTCEAETGICGKCYGRDLARGTKVNIGEAVGVIAAQSIGEPGTQLTMRTFHIGGAAQRGAEQSSVEAAFDGKIVMENRAVVGTSENVLIVMSRNCEVKITDEAGREKARYRIPYGSKLLTDEGRMVTKGDRLAEWDPYTVPIITEREGIAIYNDLVEGVSVREVTDEATGISSKVVVEWKNMPKGTDLKPRITLRDDRGEGITLANGLEARYFMSVDTILSVENGQRVKAGDVLGRIPREGSKTRDITGGLPRVAELFEARKPKDHAIISEIDGRVEFGKDYKSKRRLLVVPEDGDPVEYLLPKGKHLTIQEGDYVRKGDPLMDGNPVPHDILRVMGVEALANYLIKEIQDVYRLQGVKINDKHIEVISRQMLQKVEITEPGDTTFLVGELIDRTDFQIENEKTLKENGRPANSIPVLQGITKASLQTHSFISAASFQETTRVLTEAAVSGKSDSLMGLKENVIVGRLIPAGTGAMMNRLRALAATRDKEIEDSRGAEMVPVLGAAESFTPRLPEPPAE